The following coding sequences lie in one Apteryx mantelli isolate bAptMan1 chromosome 6, bAptMan1.hap1, whole genome shotgun sequence genomic window:
- the CYP20A1 gene encoding cytochrome P450 20A1 isoform X3 encodes MFVQLCNETVISAGSPGHITVDPFETMLKSFLRYQSSLNGDTGESHLRRKLYENGVTKSLQSNFALIQKLSEELLAKWLSLPEAQHVPLCQHMLGFAMKSVTQTAMGSSFEDDREVIRFRRNHDAIWFEIGKGFLDGSLDKNMTRKKLYEDALMEMESTLRKVTKERRGRSFNRHVLIDSLLQGSLSDQQILEDTMIFSLAGCVITANLCTWAVYFLTTSEEVQQNLYKEVDRVLGKGPITPEKIEQLRYCRQVLCETVRTAKLTPIAAQLQELEGRVDQHTIPKETLVLYALGVMLQDSSSWPSPYKFDPERFNEESAMKNLSMLGFSGSQECPELRFAYMVATVLLSVLVRKLYLHPVKGQVMETKYELVTSPKEEAWITVSKRS; translated from the exons TGGATCCATTTGAGACAATGCTGAAGTCCTTCTTGAGGTACCAGTCCAGCCTGAATGGGGATACAGGGGAGAGCCACCTGAGGAGAAAGCTGTATGAAAATGGTGTGACCAAGTCCCTACAGAGTAACTTTGCTCTCATCCAGAAG CTGTCAGAAGAGTTGCTAGCCAAATGGCTCTCCCTTCCTGAGGCACAACATGTGCCACTCTGCCAGCACATGCTGGGCTTTGCCATGAAGTCTGTCACGCAGACAGCTATGGGCAGCAGCTTTGAAGATGACCGAGAAGTCATCCGATTCCGCAGGAACCACGATGCA ATCTGGTTTGAGATTGGAAAGGGTTTCTTGGATGGGTCCCTTGACAAAAACATGACTAGGAAGAAGCTGTATGAAGATG CTCTGATGGAGATGGAATCCACCTTAAGGAAAGTCACAAAGGAGCGCCGAGGCAGATCATTCAACAGGCATGTCCTCATAGACAGCTTACTGCAGGGGAGCCTCAGTGACCAGCAG ATTCTGGAAGATACAATGATTTTCTCCTTGGCGGGATGCGTAATCACTGCTAACT TGTGCACCTGGGCAGTCTATTTCCTGACAACCTCTGAAGAAGTCCAGCAGAATCTCTACAAGGAGGTGGACCGTGTTCTGGGAAAGGGACCAATTACACCTGAGAAGATCGAGCAGCTCAG ATACTGTCGGCAAGTCCTGTGTGAGACAGTGCGAACAGCAAAACTTACTCCCATTGCTGCACAGCTGCAGGAGTTGGAGGGCAGAGTCGACCAACATACTATCCCGAAAGAG ACACTTGTGCTTTATGCTCTTGGTGTGATGCTGCAGGACAGTTCCTCTTGGCCTTCACCATACAA ATTTGACCCAGAGAGATTCAATGAGGAATCAGCCATGAAAAATCTCTCCATGTTGGGTTTTTCAGGAAGCCAGGAGTGCCCAGAGTTGAG GTTTGCCTATATGGTGGCTACAGTTCTGCTGAGTGTTCTGGTAAGGAAACTGTACCTCCACCCGGTGAAAGGACAAGTCATGGAGACCAAATATGAGCTGGTAACCTCGCCAAAAGAGGAAGCCTGGATAACGGTGTCTAAGAGAAGTTAA